The window CGTGGAATCGGGCTCGTCGAGGCCGTAGGCGCGGAGCATGCCGTAGGTGATCTCGGCGGTGCGGCGCAGGGCGGGGGAGTCGGTGACGGGGATCTGGTCGAGCGGGAGCTGGGTGGCCGCGTACCGGCCGGGGTGCCGCAGGGCGTACTCGCGGTAGGCCCCGGCGAAGGCGGCGAGCGCGTCCTTGCCGGCCCGTCCGGCGACGGCCGCCGCGATCTGCTCGATCATCTCGCCACCGGCCAGCAGGGCCATCCGGACGCGCAGGTCCTGGAGGTTCCGCACGTGCGAGTACAGGCTCGCGTCCTTGACCCCGAAGTGGCGGGCCAGCGCGGACAGCGAGACGTTCTCGAAGCCGACCTCGTCGGCGAGATCGGCGGCGGCCGCGGTGACGCGGTCGGGGGTGAGACCGGCTCGGGGCATGGGCCACCTCTGGACGGGACGGGAACCTAGGGGCTCTAGGTTAAGGTCCGCCCGCCCCTGTGCCGTACCCGGACGCGTCGGCGGCGGCCCCTGCGGTCCGGCCCCCGCCGGCCGGCCCACCCGCCGGCCGGACCCCCTGGTGGTCACGGTGGGGCGGGGGACCGGCCGGCTCATGGGCTTCCGACCGTCAGGACGCCCGTTTGCCTCTGTCGATGGCCGCGCGCACGTCGCTCTCCCAGCCGAGGTCGGCGGCCACCCGTGCCGGGTCCTTGACGATCACGATATTGCCCTCGGCGCGGTGGACCCGGTGGCCGGCGACGCCCGCCGACACCAGGAACTTTCGCAGCTTGGCGTCATGGCCCTGGGCGTAGGTGCTCTGCGTCGTACTCGTGCACTCGGTGGTCTTGCGTTCCCAGACCTGGTCTCCGCCCGCGTCCTCGTGAAGGGGCACCAGGTAGGAGTAACTCCCGCAAGCACAGGGCTTGCCGGCGGCTGTCGGTGTCGTCATGGCCCGATGATAGGGACACCGGCCCGGCCCCCGACCGTCCCCGCCGGGGAGAGGTGTATCCCGGCCGGCCCCACCCCGTGGCGGTCGGGGTGGGGCCTGGGGTCCGGGGGACGGCCTCGTGCCGGGGGTGCTCAGCCGATCGGTGCGTACAGCACGCCCAGCTTGTCGATCTCGTCTCCCGCGCGGCCGGTGAAGCCGACGATCTGCCAGCCGGTGGGAGCGGTGAAGGTCTTCGCGTCGGAGGTGGCCGTGCCGGAGGCGAGGGTGCGGCCCTTGTCCGTGCCGAAGGCGGCGGAGAAGATCCGCGTACGGCCGTCCTTCTGGCCCTGCGTCAGCTTCACCGAGGTGAGGTGCTCGCCGGAGGCCAGGGTGAGGGAGGCCGCCGTGCCGCCGGTACCGCCGTGGGTCAGGGTCGTACCGCCGTCGAGCGTGAGCGAGATCCCGTCGAGGCGGGAGGCGCCGCGCAGGGTCAGGGTGCGGGGCGAGACCGTCGAGGGCAGGTTGTCCGCGTCGGTGAACGCGGTGCCGTGCGGGCCGCCGGCGAAGTCGCTGGCCCGCAGTCGCGGGTTGAGCTTCCAGGAGAAGTCGACCGTGTGCGGGAAGTGGTCGGAGAGGTTGCCGCCCGCCGAGTCGAGGAACTTCGCCCACTCGTTGTTGTAGCGGCTCGCGGTCAGGTCGACCACGTTGCTGTCCCGGTACAAGACCTTGTCGACGACCTCGCAGTCGTTGGCCGGGGCCGTGGTCGGGCAGACCAGCGCGTCACTGCCCAGGGCGGGGGCGACTCCGCCCTTGACCAGCTGCACCCACGGGTCGGTGAGGCCGTTCTCGCCGGCCAGGCTGCGGATGTTGTCGCCGGTGCGTGTGTAGCGGGTGTTGGTGTCGCCCATGACGATCACCGCGTTGCCCGCCGAGTTCGCCTTGATGAACTCCGAGAGCTGGGTGACGTTGGCGCGGCGCGCGGCCATGGCGGCGTCGTCGGAGTCGGCGTTCGTGTGCACGTTGTAGAGGTCGACGTAGACCCCCTCGTCGAGCCGTACGCGGGCGAGCGAGAAGCCCTTCGGGGTAAGGCAGTTGGTGCCGGTGCAGGTGTTCCACTTCACCCGCTGGAAGTCGTCGAACGCGTAGTCCGACAGAGTGTTGAGGCCGTCGCCGAAGGGCACCCCGCCGCTGGTCGCCGTGCGGTAGGGGTGATTGTCGCCCGCGTACAGGGCCGCGTGGTAGTTGAAGTCCTCCTGCACGTTGACGATGTCGTACGCCCCGAGACGCGGCGAGATCAGCGGGGTGTTCGTCGCGGGCTTGCCCGAGCTGAGTCCTTCCGGCAGACCGGCGACGTTGTACGTCAGTACGTTGAACGTGCCGTCGGTGGCCGCCGCGGCGGGGGTGGCGCCGGTGGTGGCCAGACCGGTGACGGCCAGCGCGCCGGCGGCGAACGCGCCGAGCAGTCTTCGCATCGGGCGCGGGGGGTTCGTGGAACGCATGGGGGCTCTCCGGGGGGCGTGGGGAAGATGAGCGGTGCTCAGGTTCAACGTCAATCAGTGTGACGTGCAAGGTCAGTTGGGGAAACAGTGAGGGACGAGGTGATCCGTCGTATCCCTGGCACCCGGCAGCCACGCCGTGATCGTTCGACGTTCATGTGCCCCCTCGATCCTCCACAGGCGGCAGGGTCGTGCCGCGGAGGCGGCCGCGGACGGCAGCGGCAACCGGGCGGCGCTTCATGGAGCATGGGCATGGGCACGGGCACGGTCACGGCCGTCACCACCCCGATCAAGAGCACGGACGCGGGGCCGGCCGCCCCCTCTTCCCTTCTGGTGCGGGGGGACCGGCCCTCGGGACGCCCTGTCCCTCGCGGTGCCGTCCGATCCGCTTCTGAGCACCGTCCAGGAGCGGCTCGCGGCCCGTGAGAAGCGGCCGGTCGGCGTGATCGCCGACCGGCCGCTCCACCCCGGCCCACCACCTGCTCCTTACGACCTCGTCGCCGAGAACACGAACGAGAACTCCGCCGGCCCGGCGAGCAGCTGGTACTGCGGCAGCGGGCCCGGACCGCAGGACTGGGAGCCGATGCCCATCTGGCCGTGGTCGAGGTTGACCCAGACCGTGTCGCCGGCCCGCAGGTCGGTGAGGTGCTCGGCGGCGTCCAGCTGTTCGGTGGTCCAGCGGCGGGCCGTGAACCAGAACTCCGGGTCACCGTCGACGCGCAGACCGCCCAGTTCCGCCCAGCGCACGTCCGGGCGGGCGCCGTTCTCCTGGGGGCGGAGGTAGGGGGTCTGCAGTTCGTCCACCGTGGAGTGGTGACGGCTCACCAGGGACGCCGACCTGGTGTCGGGGTAGCCCTCGCCGGGGCCGCCGCCGTACCACGTCACCGCGTTCGCCGACGGCAGCCCGAAGCGGATGCCGAGCCTCGGGAGCGGGACGGTCCAGTCGCCCTCCGGGGCCACCGACACGGTCAGCTTCAGCCGGGTGTCGTCGGCGGTCCACCGATAGGCCGTGCGCAGGCCGACCTCCGCGGCGGCCGGTGCCACTCGCGTGCGCACGGTCAGCGCGTCCTCGCCCAACTCCACCCCGTCGAGGCGGTGTCGCATACGGTGCAGGCCCAACTTGCGCCACAGCTTTGCGTACGGCGGGACCGGGTGCCAGGGATCGGCGGCGTCGTTGTCCGTCGGTGCCCGCCACACGTCCAGGCGCAGCCCGGTCACGTCGACTTCGCCGATGGTCTTCAGCGCGCCCGTGCGGACGTCGAAGGAGGCCGGGCCGAGATGGATCAGCCGCTCACTCGCCGCGGGGCGGTTGCTCGACGCGACGGTCGGCGACGGCCGCTCGACGGACGGCAGTTGGGCCCACGCGACCTGGTGGTCCTTCCTGCCCCAGGCCGTGTCCTCGGCCAGCAGCGCCCGTACGGTCCACAGCGCCTCGCCCGCCGGTCCGCCGGACGGCGGCTGCGGCAGCTTCACCTCGGCCGACTCGCCGGGCTTCAGGTCGGGCACCGCCAGGGCGCCGGCCTCCACCGTCTTCCCGTCGACCTCGTACGCCCACTCGAAGGCCAGCTCCGACAGATCCGCGAAGTCGAACGCGTTGCGCACCCGGACCGTTCCGGCCCTACCGTCGCCGTCGATACGGACCGGCTCGATGACCTTCTTGAACTCGATCAGGCCGGGGGACGGCGTCCGGTCGGGGAAGATCAGGCCGTCGCAGACGAAGTTGGCGTCGTGCAGCTCCTCGCCGAAGTCGCCGCCGTAGGCGTAGCCCAGCTCCGGGTGCGTGACGCCGTGGTCGATCCACTCCCAGACGAAGCCGCCCTGGATGCGCTCGTGCGCCTCGAAGATGCGCTGGTAGTCGGCGATGCCGCCGGGGCCGTTGCCCATGGCGTGGCCGTACTCGCACTGGATGAAGGGGAGCCCGCGGCGCTTGTGGGTACCGCCGTCCAGACCCTGGCCGATGCGCTCGGTCTCGGCGTGGTCGGCGTACATCCGGGAGTAGATGTCGGTGTCGCGGCAGTCCCAGTCGCCCTCGTAGTGCACGAGACGTGAGCCGTCGCGGCCGTGGATCCACTCGGCCATGGCGGTGAGGCCGCGGCCGGTGCCGGCCTCGTTGCCGAGCGACCAGATGACCACCGAGGGGTGGTTCTTGTCGCGCTCGACCATCCGGGCCGCGCGGTCCAGGAGGGCCGGGGTCCAGCGGTCGTCGTCGACGGGGTTGTCCCGCCAGTTCTGCTCGGTGAAGCCGTGCGTCTCCAGGTCGCACTCGTCGATCACCCAGAGGCCGTACTCGTCGCACAGATCGAGGAAGGCCGGGTGCGGCGGGTAGTGCGAGGTACGGACCGCGTTGAGGTTGTGCCGCTTCATCAGCAGCACGTCCTCGCGCATCGTCTCCAGGTCCAGGGCGCGGCCCGTCTCCGGGTGCCACTCGTGCCGGTTGACGCCCTTGAACAGGATCGCCTTCCCGTTGACCTTCAGCAGGCCGTCCTCCAGCACGACCGTGCGGAAGCCGATCCGCAGCGGGACGCGCTCGCCCTCGGTGACCAGCTCGCCGTCGTACAGCTTCGGGGTCTCGGCGGTCCACGGCTCGACCGGGACCGTCACCGGCTCGCCGGTCGCGACATCGATGTCGAGGGAGGGCACGAGGACCCGGCCGTCGACGTCGGAGTCGACGCGCAGGGTCCCGATGCCGCCCGTGTGGTCGTAGGCGGCGTGCACGAAGAAGTCGAGGGCGCTGCCCGCAGGGCGGTGCAGCAGGGTGACGTCCCGGAAGATGCCGGGCAGCCACCACTGGTCCTGGTCCTCCAGGTAGGAGCCCGCCGACCACTGGTGGACCCGGACGGCGAGCACGTTCCCCGCCGGCTTCAGCAGGTGCCCGACCGCGAACTCGTGCGGCAGCCGGGACCCCTTGAACTCACCGATGTCCGTGCCGTTCAGCCACACCCGGGCACAGGACTCCACACCGTCGAACCGCAGCACCGCCCCGCCCTCGTCGAGAGCGGGCCACTCCTGCGGCAGGTCGAAGAACCGCAGGTGGTCGCCGGTCGGGTTCTCCGTCGGCACCCGCGGCGGGTCCACCGGGAAGGGGTACAGGTGGTTGGTGTAGATCGGCGCCCCGAAGGCACCGTCCCCCTGCAGCACCCAGTGGCCCGGCACCGCCACCTCCGCCCAGCCCCCGGCGTCGTACCCCTGCGCCGCGAACGAGTCGTCCTCGGCGTCGGCGCTGGGGGAGAGGCGGAAGCGCCAGCTCCCGTTGAGCGACAGCGACCGGGCGTCGGAGGACGCGTACCAGGCACGGGGCGGCAGGGCCCCGCTGCCCGGCGAGACGTCCTCGACGTAGTCGACGGATGTGCCGGTGGAGGAGGTGGTGGTGCCGGTGGTGCGGAAAGACATCGGTCTCCTTGCTGATTTTTTCCTAGCCCTTGATCCCAGTCTGCGCGATGCCCTGCACCAGCCAGCGCTGGAGGAAGAGGAAGACGAACACCAGGGGCAGGATGGAGATGGCTGTGGCCATGAAGATCAGGTGGAAGTTGACGGTCTGGCCGGTCATGTAGTTCGAGAGTGCGACCTGGACGGTCCACGCGCTCGGGTCCTGACCGATGACCAGGGGCCACAGGAAGGAGTTCCACCCGCTGATGAACGTGATCGTCGCCATCGCGGCGAAGAAGTTCAGCGAGTTGGGTACGACCACCCGCCAGTACGCGCCCATGTATCCGAGCCCGTCCACACGCGCCGCCTCCTCCAGCTCCTTGGGGAACCCCAGGAAGTACTGCCGGAACAGGAAGCAGGTGAAACCACTGAAGAGGCCCGGAATGATGAGGCCCCGGTAGGTGTCGATCCAGCCGAGGGAGGACACCAGCACGAAGCTGGGCACGAAGGTCACGGCGGTGGGGACCATCAGGGTGCCCAGCACCGCGTAGAAGATCTTGTTGGCGTGCTTGTACGGGATACGTGCCAGGCCGTAGCCGGCCAGCGAGCAGACGAGCAGCGTACCCACGGTGTGCAGGACGCCGACGACCGCCGAGTTCCACAGCGAGCGCGCGAAGTCGACCGACGGATCGTCGAACGGCTCGCTGATGTTGCCCCACTGGATGTCGGTGGGGAACCACTGCCATTCCTCGCCCGTGATCTCCGGGTCCGTCATCAGCGCGTTGCGGAGGATCAGATAGAACGGGATCAGGAAGAGGAGGGCGGCGAAGCCGGTGGCGACGTACAGCCCGGTCGAGCCGATCACACTGCCGGTGCGCACGCGACGCGGCTTGGCCGACACGTCCGCCCGGTCCGCCGGAGGTGTCGTGGTGGTGGTCACTTGGACTCCTCACCCCTTCCGAATCCCATGAACTTGCCCTGGAGCAGGGTGACGAGGCAGATCAGTACGGTGAGGATCAGCGCGCCCGCACTGCCCGCGCCGTAGTCCTGGCTGTCACCCAGCGCCTTGTAATACAGCTCGACAAGTGGCGGTCTGCCCCAGGTGGTCTTCGACAGCAGGTTGAAGAACTCGTCGAAGGCCTGGTACGCCGCCACGAGCAGCAGCAGGATCACGGCGGTGGAGGTCGCCCGCAGCTGCGGCAGGGTGATGTGCCAGAAGGTCTGCCAGCCCGGCTTCGCACCGTCGATCGAGGCGGCCTCGTACAGCTCCTGCGGGATGTTCTGCAGGGCCGCGATGAAGAGGATCATGTAGAAGCCGGCCTGGAGCCACAGCCGGACACTCAGGATGACCAGCCAGTACCACGGCGGGTCGGGGGTGGCCAGCCAGGAGGTGTTCTCGATGCCGAAGACGCCCAGGAAGGTGTTCATCATGCCGAAGCGGACACCGCTGAAGATGGACATCTTCCACACCAGCGAGGCGGCGACATAGCTGACCGCCGTGGGCAGGAAGAACACTGACCGGAAGAACGCCCGCATGAACCGCAGCCGGTTCACCATGAGCGCCAGCCCCAGCGAGGCCGCCCAGGTGGTCGGCACGATGAAGAGGGCGAAGATCGTGAAGGTGACGAGGGACCCCATGAAGTCCTCGTCGGTCAGCATCGTCACATAGTTCTCGAAGCCGATGAACGTACTCGGGGTGACCGTGAAACGGGCCTCGAAGAACGACAGATACAGACTCCACAGGATCGGCAGGTAGACGAAGACCGCCAGGCCGATCAGGAACGGCCCGGTGAAGAGCCAGAAGTTGAAGGTGGGGGAGCCCCGCAGCCCCCGCCGCGGCTTGGCCGGGGAGGCCTTGGCCGGGGCGGGGCTGGAGACGCCGTCCTTGGTGATGGTCGACATGGTGTGAGTACCTGTCCGCCGGCCTATCCGAAGAGCTTCTTGAGCTCTTTGTTGACCTTCGCGTCGGCCTTGGTGAGTTCCTTGTCCGGGTCGCCGCCCTTGCGCACGGAGTTGGCGAGGACGTCCTCCAGGGCGGTGATGCTCGCCTGGGTCCAGCCGATGTTGTCGAAGTTGCCGTACTCGTTGAAGAGCTTGACGCCCTCAGCGGGCAGACCCGACTTCAGCTTCTCGGCCGACTGCGCGATGGAGGTGCGCGGCGGGATGTGGAAGCCGTAGGAGAGCGCCCAGTCCTCCTGGTACTCCTTCTGGTCGATCCACAGCCACTTCACGTATTCCTTGGTCTCGTCGACGTTCTTGCCCTTGGCGTTGACGAACATCGACCAGCCGCCGTTGTAGACGGAGAGCTTGCCCGCGTCGCCGACCTTCGGGAACGGGAAGATGCCGAGGTCGTCGCCGAGCGCTTCCTGCATCTGGGGCATCGCCCACATGCCGCACCACTGCATGGCGGTCAGGCCCTGGTTGAGCGCCGACGGGTCCCAGAAGTCGGTCGGGGCGTCGAGCAGCAGATCACCGCTGGTGAACAGCTTGCGCAGCTGCTTGAAGCCGTCGACGACCGCGTCCGTGTGGTAGGCGATCTGGTTCTTGTCGTCGAGGTGCTGCGCGCCGGCCGACCAGATCAGCGGGTTGATCATCGAGTGCAGGGTGTTGCCGAGGTAGGCGCCCTTGACCTTGCTGGTGGTCAGCTTGGCGGCGGCTTCGGCCAGCTCCTCCAGCGTCTGGGGGACCTCGACACCGGCCTTCTCGAACATCGACTTGCGGTAGAAGAAGAACTGCGGGTCGTCGATCATCCGGATGCCGTATATCTTCCCGTCGACCGTGTGCGAGGCGATGTCGGCCGGGTTGAAGTCGTCCTTGACGGGGTTGATCAGATCGCTGAGGTCGGCGACCTGACCGCTCTCGATCATCTGCAGCTGCGGGTGGAACTCGAAGCAGTCGGGGGCCTTGTCCGTGAGCAGCGAAGCGAAGAGCTTGCTCTCGAAGTTGGAACCGGTGATCCACTGCGTGGTGACGTTTCCGCCCTTGTAGGCCTTCGCGTACTTCTTGATCGCCTGCTCGGTGCCCGCCTCGCCGTACGCGTGGAAGTACTGCGTGAGACCGGCGCCCGACCCCCCGCCGTTGCTCCGGCCGGTGTTGCTGCCGCATGCGGCCAGACCGCCGGCGGCGGCCAGACCCATGGCGGCCCGCAGTACGGAGCGGCGGTCGAAGTTGCTGTTGCTCATTGCCGACATGCTGACGTCCTTGTCTCGAGTACGGCTGCGGCGCTGCGCCCACGGCTCGGCGGCTCAGTGCCAGTTGGCTCAAAGAGGCTTGCGGTGCGGGACGTTAACCTTCGGCTAAGGCTTCGGCAAGGGGTTGGACGAAGTCTGTTCGAAGCGTTGTATTCGGTTCGGTGTTCCGAACGTCCGTGCGGTGCAATGCATTTGACGTGGGGGTGAGGGCCGCCGGGTCAGGGTCCGGCGGCCCTCGGCTCAGGGGTGTGGGTGCAGCCGTTCGCGCTCGTCGAGGCGCCCTCGACGGCGTACGGCGGGCTTGCCCGGGGCGGCGCGTCTGCCCGGCTTCTGCCCGACCGACTGGAGCGCGCCCTCCAGCGCGAAGGTCGCCGCGCCGAGGCATGCCGGGTCGGTGGGGATCAGGGAGAGGACGATGTCGGTGGCGGCCATCGGGCGCGGCAGCGCGTGCCGGGCGACGGCCTCGCGCACCTCCGCGACCAGCGGCTCACCGAGGGCGGCCGCGACCCAGCTGCTCAGCACGACCACTTCGGGATTGAAGAGATTGACCAGGTCGGCGATGCCCGCACCCAGATAGCGGGCGGTGTCGCGCACCACCTTGATCGCCACCGGGTCCTGCCGGGCCACCCCCCGCGCGAGCGCGGCGATGGTGGCCGTCTGGTCCTCGGGATGCAGCAGCGTGCTGCGCGGACTCAGCTCCCGGAGGTTCAGCATGATCCCCGGGGCGCCCACATACGTCTCCACGCACCCGTGGTTGCCGCAGTGGCACAGTCGGCCGTCCAGCACGATCGTGGTGTGGCCCCACTCCCCGGCGCTGTTGCTCACGCCCCGGTGCAGCCCGCCGCCCAGAACGAGCCCGGCTCCCACACCGGTCCCGAGGTTGACGATCACGGCGTCACCGCGCCCCCGCGCGGCCCCGAACCACAGCTCGGCCACCGCGACGGCGCGCAGCGGATTGTCCAGGTACAGGGGATAGGCGATGTGCTCGGTCAGCAGGTCGAGCAGAGGCACGTCGTGCCAGTCCCAGTTCGGCGCGTACTCCGAGATGCCGGTGGCGCGGTCCACCTGCCCCGGCACGCTCACCCCGACGCCGAGCACCCGCGCGCCCTCGATGCCGGCCTGCGCGACCACCGAGCCGACGGCGGCGGCCACGTGCCCCACCATCTGCTCGGGCAGATTCTCGCCGGGCCGGACGTCCTCCTCGGCCCGGGCCAGGACGTTCAGCGCCAGGTCGAACAGCTCGACATGGACGTACGTCTCGGCGATGTCGACGCCGATCAACGCGCCCCCCGACGCGTTGACGGCCACCAGTCCCCGGGGGCGGCCCCCGGCCGAGTCCTCGAACCCGACCTCGGTGATCATGCGGAGGTCGAGCAGTTCGCCGACGAGCGTGGCGACCGTGGCGAGGCTCAGCCCGGTCGCCGCCGCCAGCTCCTGCCGGGAGGTGGGAGACTTGGCGATGATCTGGCGGAGCACCTCGTAGCGGTTCGCGGTGCGAATGTCGCGTGAGGTGCGCTTCACCGACGACATGATCCCCTCGATCCCTCCAGGCCATGACGAGGCCTGTTGCCCCGGCGCGGTCGAAGGCTATGGCGCGGAAGGGGCTTTCTACAAGGGGTTAGGAAAGGGGGTTTACGAAGTCGTCCGGCGAACCGCCGACCGTGGCCGGAGAACGACCGTGAGCTTCTACGCGCCGAGAACCTCCCGTACGAAGGTGTTGCGGAACGTGCCCGCGGGGTCCAGCCCGTCGGCCACCCGCCGGAAATCACCC is drawn from Streptomyces bottropensis ATCC 25435 and contains these coding sequences:
- a CDS encoding ABC transporter substrate-binding protein, producing the protein MSAMSNSNFDRRSVLRAAMGLAAAGGLAACGSNTGRSNGGGSGAGLTQYFHAYGEAGTEQAIKKYAKAYKGGNVTTQWITGSNFESKLFASLLTDKAPDCFEFHPQLQMIESGQVADLSDLINPVKDDFNPADIASHTVDGKIYGIRMIDDPQFFFYRKSMFEKAGVEVPQTLEELAEAAAKLTTSKVKGAYLGNTLHSMINPLIWSAGAQHLDDKNQIAYHTDAVVDGFKQLRKLFTSGDLLLDAPTDFWDPSALNQGLTAMQWCGMWAMPQMQEALGDDLGIFPFPKVGDAGKLSVYNGGWSMFVNAKGKNVDETKEYVKWLWIDQKEYQEDWALSYGFHIPPRTSIAQSAEKLKSGLPAEGVKLFNEYGNFDNIGWTQASITALEDVLANSVRKGGDPDKELTKADAKVNKELKKLFG
- a CDS encoding ROK family transcriptional regulator produces the protein MSSVKRTSRDIRTANRYEVLRQIIAKSPTSRQELAAATGLSLATVATLVGELLDLRMITEVGFEDSAGGRPRGLVAVNASGGALIGVDIAETYVHVELFDLALNVLARAEEDVRPGENLPEQMVGHVAAAVGSVVAQAGIEGARVLGVGVSVPGQVDRATGISEYAPNWDWHDVPLLDLLTEHIAYPLYLDNPLRAVAVAELWFGAARGRGDAVIVNLGTGVGAGLVLGGGLHRGVSNSAGEWGHTTIVLDGRLCHCGNHGCVETYVGAPGIMLNLRELSPRSTLLHPEDQTATIAALARGVARQDPVAIKVVRDTARYLGAGIADLVNLFNPEVVVLSSWVAAALGEPLVAEVREAVARHALPRPMAATDIVLSLIPTDPACLGAATFALEGALQSVGQKPGRRAAPGKPAVRRRGRLDERERLHPHP
- a CDS encoding carbohydrate ABC transporter permease, whose protein sequence is MTTTTTPPADRADVSAKPRRVRTGSVIGSTGLYVATGFAALLFLIPFYLILRNALMTDPEITGEEWQWFPTDIQWGNISEPFDDPSVDFARSLWNSAVVGVLHTVGTLLVCSLAGYGLARIPYKHANKIFYAVLGTLMVPTAVTFVPSFVLVSSLGWIDTYRGLIIPGLFSGFTCFLFRQYFLGFPKELEEAARVDGLGYMGAYWRVVVPNSLNFFAAMATITFISGWNSFLWPLVIGQDPSAWTVQVALSNYMTGQTVNFHLIFMATAISILPLVFVFLFLQRWLVQGIAQTGIKG
- a CDS encoding jacalin-like lectin, producing the protein MRRLLGAFAAGALAVTGLATTGATPAAAATDGTFNVLTYNVAGLPEGLSSGKPATNTPLISPRLGAYDIVNVQEDFNYHAALYAGDNHPYRTATSGGVPFGDGLNTLSDYAFDDFQRVKWNTCTGTNCLTPKGFSLARVRLDEGVYVDLYNVHTNADSDDAAMAARRANVTQLSEFIKANSAGNAVIVMGDTNTRYTRTGDNIRSLAGENGLTDPWVQLVKGGVAPALGSDALVCPTTAPANDCEVVDKVLYRDSNVVDLTASRYNNEWAKFLDSAGGNLSDHFPHTVDFSWKLNPRLRASDFAGGPHGTAFTDADNLPSTVSPRTLTLRGASRLDGISLTLDGGTTLTHGGTGGTAASLTLASGEHLTSVKLTQGQKDGRTRIFSAAFGTDKGRTLASGTATSDAKTFTAPTGWQIVGFTGRAGDEIDKLGVLYAPIG
- a CDS encoding TetR/AcrR family transcriptional regulator, giving the protein MPRAGLTPDRVTAAAADLADEVGFENVSLSALARHFGVKDASLYSHVRNLQDLRVRMALLAGGEMIEQIAAAVAGRAGKDALAAFAGAYREYALRHPGRYAATQLPLDQIPVTDSPALRRTAEITYGMLRAYGLDEPDSTDAVRLLRSTFHGFCALEAGGGFGAPRDVRRSWDRCVEALHLALTHWPRENPETA
- a CDS encoding glycoside hydrolase family 2 TIM barrel-domain containing protein; translated protein: MSFRTTGTTTSSTGTSVDYVEDVSPGSGALPPRAWYASSDARSLSLNGSWRFRLSPSADAEDDSFAAQGYDAGGWAEVAVPGHWVLQGDGAFGAPIYTNHLYPFPVDPPRVPTENPTGDHLRFFDLPQEWPALDEGGAVLRFDGVESCARVWLNGTDIGEFKGSRLPHEFAVGHLLKPAGNVLAVRVHQWSAGSYLEDQDQWWLPGIFRDVTLLHRPAGSALDFFVHAAYDHTGGIGTLRVDSDVDGRVLVPSLDIDVATGEPVTVPVEPWTAETPKLYDGELVTEGERVPLRIGFRTVVLEDGLLKVNGKAILFKGVNRHEWHPETGRALDLETMREDVLLMKRHNLNAVRTSHYPPHPAFLDLCDEYGLWVIDECDLETHGFTEQNWRDNPVDDDRWTPALLDRAARMVERDKNHPSVVIWSLGNEAGTGRGLTAMAEWIHGRDGSRLVHYEGDWDCRDTDIYSRMYADHAETERIGQGLDGGTHKRRGLPFIQCEYGHAMGNGPGGIADYQRIFEAHERIQGGFVWEWIDHGVTHPELGYAYGGDFGEELHDANFVCDGLIFPDRTPSPGLIEFKKVIEPVRIDGDGRAGTVRVRNAFDFADLSELAFEWAYEVDGKTVEAGALAVPDLKPGESAEVKLPQPPSGGPAGEALWTVRALLAEDTAWGRKDHQVAWAQLPSVERPSPTVASSNRPAASERLIHLGPASFDVRTGALKTIGEVDVTGLRLDVWRAPTDNDAADPWHPVPPYAKLWRKLGLHRMRHRLDGVELGEDALTVRTRVAPAAAEVGLRTAYRWTADDTRLKLTVSVAPEGDWTVPLPRLGIRFGLPSANAVTWYGGGPGEGYPDTRSASLVSRHHSTVDELQTPYLRPQENGARPDVRWAELGGLRVDGDPEFWFTARRWTTEQLDAAEHLTDLRAGDTVWVNLDHGQMGIGSQSCGPGPLPQYQLLAGPAEFSFVFSATRS
- a CDS encoding carbohydrate ABC transporter permease encodes the protein MSTITKDGVSSPAPAKASPAKPRRGLRGSPTFNFWLFTGPFLIGLAVFVYLPILWSLYLSFFEARFTVTPSTFIGFENYVTMLTDEDFMGSLVTFTIFALFIVPTTWAASLGLALMVNRLRFMRAFFRSVFFLPTAVSYVAASLVWKMSIFSGVRFGMMNTFLGVFGIENTSWLATPDPPWYWLVILSVRLWLQAGFYMILFIAALQNIPQELYEAASIDGAKPGWQTFWHITLPQLRATSTAVILLLLVAAYQAFDEFFNLLSKTTWGRPPLVELYYKALGDSQDYGAGSAGALILTVLICLVTLLQGKFMGFGRGEESK